In Desulfofundulus luciae, one DNA window encodes the following:
- a CDS encoding 4Fe-4S dicluster domain-containing protein, producing the protein MSRYYLYQDEQRCIFCRSCEVQCKVNKGLGVGPKPNKVVVTSPVVRNGQARATYVFTTCHHCEDPYCVQACPIGAVQKRPKDGIVFIDQELCVGCKSCIMACPWGAPQWDEEKGIAVKCDYCKDRIDAGLKPACVTACPTNSLLFGPAERIPAIKRARYARRRFTGNV; encoded by the coding sequence ATGAGCCGCTATTATTTGTACCAGGACGAGCAAAGGTGCATTTTTTGCCGCAGTTGTGAAGTACAGTGCAAAGTAAACAAGGGTCTTGGGGTGGGGCCCAAGCCAAATAAGGTTGTTGTGACCAGCCCTGTTGTCAGAAACGGTCAGGCAAGGGCAACGTATGTTTTCACGACCTGTCATCACTGCGAGGATCCCTATTGCGTGCAGGCCTGTCCCATCGGGGCCGTACAAAAACGACCAAAAGACGGCATTGTGTTCATTGACCAGGAACTGTGTGTGGGATGCAAAAGCTGCATTATGGCCTGCCCCTGGGGTGCGCCCCAGTGGGATGAAGAGAAGGGTATAGCTGTTAAATGCGATTACTGCAAAGACCGTATTGATGCGGGGCTCAAACCGGCATGCGTTACCGCCTGTCCCACCAACAGCCTTCTCTTTGGTCCGGCCGAACGCATACCGGCCATAAAACGGGCCCGCTATGCCCGCAGGAGATTTACAGGAAATGTATAG